GCGCTTGGCGTCCAGGCCGGCGATCAGGCCGTCCCACTTGCCTTCGACGAATTGCGCCTTGACGCCCAGGCGTTCCGCGATGGCGCGGCCGATGTCCACGTCAAACCCGGTAAGCTGGCCGGATGCGTCGTGGAAAGTGAAGGGGGCGTAGGTGCCTTCGGTGCCGATCTTGAACACGCCGGCGGATTTGATCTGGTCCAGTCCGGATTGGGCATGGGCCGCGGACAAGGCGGCGACCTGGACGAGGCCGGCGACGAACAGCGTACGGAAGAGTTTCATGGCGGTGCTCCACGGATGGCAGATATCTCGGTGGAGAGCATCCGTGCCTGCAATGCCCTCCGGCGTAGCCGCACTCTAACAACGCGTCTATTTTTCCACAAAGCATAAGGAATAGTAAAAATATAGCGGCAAGTCATATGGCGATACCCATGCTCCGGCGCGTTGCCGCCGGGGTTCATCCAGGCAGGACTTCAGTGGAGATCGGTGTGGAACAGCAATGGAACAGGCGGGCTTTCATGATCGCGGCCGCAGGCGCGGCAGCAGCAAGCGCAATGCCCGCCCAGGCCGCGGACGGCACGCGGCTGATGCCGGGCAGCGGCAGCATCACGCAGGTGGCGGGTTTGCGGGTGGGGCACTACACCGACACGCGCCGGCCCACGGGCTGCACCGTCATCATCGCCGAGGCCGGCGCGACCGCCGGGGTCGACGTGCGCGGCGCGGCGCCGGGCACACGCGAAACCGACCTGCTCAATCCCGTCAACATGGTGGAGAAAGTGCACGCCGTGGTGCTGTCCGGCGGCAGCGCCTTCGGCCTGGATGCGGCTTCGGGCGTCATGCGCTATCTGGAAGAAAAGAAGATCGGCTTCGACGTGGGCGTGGCGCACGTGCCCATCGTGCCTTCGGCCATCCTGTTCGACCTGGGCGTGGGCGACGCCTCGATCCGGCCCGACGCGGCCGCGGGCTACCAGGCCTGCAAGTCGGCCACGGACGCCGCGCCGCAGGAAGGCAACGTGGGCGCGGGGGCGGGCGCGACGGTGGGTAAGCTGTACGGTCCCAAGCGCGCCATGAAGGGCGGCATCGGCAGCGCCTCGCTGACCGTGGCGGGCGTGACGGTGGGCGCCATCGTCGCGGTCAATGCGGTGGGTGACGTGGTGGATCCGGCCACCGGGCGCGTCCTGGCAGGCGCGCGCACCGCCGACGGCAAGATGCTGCTGGATACCCGCGCCGCGATCCTGGCGGGCGATTTGCCCAAGTCCATGCGCCCAGGCACCGCCACCACCATAGGGCTGGTCGCCACCGACGCCAAGCTCACCAAGGCGCAGGCGCAGAAGATCGCCGGCATGGCGCATGACGGCCTGGCCCGCACCATCAATCCCATCCACACCATGCTGGATGGCGACACCATCTTCGCGCTGGGCACGGGCACGTCCGGCAAGCCGGGCAACGTGATGCTGCTGGGCGTGATGGCGGCCGAGGCGATGGCGATCGCGGTGCAGCGCGCGATCCTGTCGGCGCGCGCGCTGGAAGGCTATCCGGCGGCGGTGGACTTCGTTTCCTGACGGCCGCGCGTCCTGACCTCGGCCTGTCACACAAGGGCGCCATCATGGATGGCGCCGGCGCGTGGCCGGCGGGCGGAGGGCGTGCATGTACAAGGGCGAACGATTCAACGGCGCGACGCACCTGGCCGGCCTGGCGCTGGCGGTGGCCGCTTCGGGCGCCCTGATCGCCCGCGCCGCCGAACTCAAGGTGGACACGCGGCAGGTGGTTGCCTGCGCCGTGTTCGCCGCGTCGATGATCGCCGTCTATGCCTCTTCTGTACTGTTCCATTGCTCGCGCGGCCGCCGCAAGGCCTGGTGGGCCAAGGCCGACCATTGCGCGATCTACCTGCTGATCGCCGGCACGTACACGCCGCTGGCCTACGGGCCGGTGGAGCATGGCTGGGGCGCGGCCATGGGCGTGGCGATCTGGCTGCTGGCGGCGGTCGGCAT
The sequence above is drawn from the Achromobacter xylosoxidans genome and encodes:
- the trhA gene encoding PAQR family membrane homeostasis protein TrhA; this translates as MYKGERFNGATHLAGLALAVAASGALIARAAELKVDTRQVVACAVFAASMIAVYASSVLFHCSRGRRKAWWAKADHCAIYLLIAGTYTPLAYGPVEHGWGAAMGVAIWLLAAVGISRELWWARGAAPALPLYLAMGWLGVMFAAPIAGALSAAGLAWLLAGAAVYTAGTLFYANDQRWPHAHGIWHLFVMGGTACHFVTVFGFLRLSPA
- a CDS encoding P1 family peptidase, with protein sequence MIAAAGAAAASAMPAQAADGTRLMPGSGSITQVAGLRVGHYTDTRRPTGCTVIIAEAGATAGVDVRGAAPGTRETDLLNPVNMVEKVHAVVLSGGSAFGLDAASGVMRYLEEKKIGFDVGVAHVPIVPSAILFDLGVGDASIRPDAAAGYQACKSATDAAPQEGNVGAGAGATVGKLYGPKRAMKGGIGSASLTVAGVTVGAIVAVNAVGDVVDPATGRVLAGARTADGKMLLDTRAAILAGDLPKSMRPGTATTIGLVATDAKLTKAQAQKIAGMAHDGLARTINPIHTMLDGDTIFALGTGTSGKPGNVMLLGVMAAEAMAIAVQRAILSARALEGYPAAVDFVS